Proteins encoded by one window of Streptomyces clavuligerus:
- a CDS encoding pyridoxamine 5'-phosphate oxidase family protein: MTLTREERQQFLAEPHIAALAVNAGDDGRAPLTVPVWYHYAPGRDVWIMTGLGSRKERLIARAGRFSLLVDRERPTVRYVSVEGPVVGTCPATRRHVAEISARYLPARKVASYVEFVEKELGDQVIIQMRPQRWNSADLGPV, from the coding sequence GTGACCCTCACCCGTGAAGAGCGCCAGCAGTTCCTGGCGGAACCGCATATCGCGGCCCTGGCGGTGAACGCGGGAGACGACGGGCGGGCGCCGCTCACGGTACCGGTCTGGTACCACTACGCCCCTGGCCGCGATGTCTGGATCATGACCGGTCTCGGTTCCCGGAAGGAGCGGCTCATCGCCCGGGCGGGCCGCTTCTCGCTGCTGGTCGACCGGGAGCGGCCCACCGTGCGCTATGTCTCCGTCGAGGGACCCGTGGTCGGCACCTGTCCGGCCACCCGTCGGCATGTGGCGGAGATCAGCGCCCGCTATCTTCCCGCCCGCAAAGTCGCCTCCTATGTCGAGTTCGTGGAGAAGGAGCTGGGCGACCAGGTGATCATCCAGATGCGGCCCCAGCGCTGGAACAGCGCCGACCTGGGGCCGGTCTGA
- a CDS encoding lytic polysaccharide monooxygenase auxiliary activity family 9 protein has protein sequence MTTRRTAAVAAALGVVPLALTALTVTPAAAHGSMLDPVSRVSACFAEGPESPDSAACKAMVAAGGTQPLYDWNEVNIGDAAGRHRQIIPDGKLCSVGRDKYKGLDAPRADWPSSPMAAGSKTFRWRATAPHRGTLELYITREGYDPTKPLKWSDLEAQPFAKVTDPRLENGSYVFDGQVPNRTGRHLIYSILQRSDSPEAFYTCSDVVFGGKAPAGAPAAQAPSENAIEQGAGNSSVDHGGHGGDTAAEKKANAEHVAQRTGGGNAPQTQVAHTTELAATSEQALAETGGDSTSMYIAIGGAAALALGAAGMFASARRRAGGSAI, from the coding sequence ATGACCACTCGCCGCACGGCGGCCGTCGCCGCCGCCCTGGGTGTCGTCCCGCTCGCCCTGACCGCGCTGACCGTGACGCCCGCCGCAGCCCACGGCTCGATGCTCGACCCGGTCAGCCGGGTGTCCGCGTGTTTCGCCGAGGGCCCGGAGAGCCCGGACTCCGCCGCCTGCAAGGCTATGGTCGCGGCCGGGGGCACCCAGCCGCTGTACGACTGGAACGAGGTGAACATCGGCGACGCCGCGGGCCGCCACCGCCAGATCATCCCCGACGGCAAGCTGTGCAGCGTCGGCCGCGACAAGTACAAGGGCCTCGACGCGCCCCGCGCCGACTGGCCCTCCAGCCCGATGGCCGCAGGCAGCAAGACCTTCCGCTGGCGGGCCACCGCCCCCCACCGGGGCACGCTGGAGCTGTACATCACCCGCGAGGGGTACGACCCGACCAAGCCGCTGAAGTGGTCCGACCTGGAGGCCCAGCCCTTCGCCAAGGTCACCGACCCGCGGCTGGAGAACGGCTCCTATGTCTTCGACGGCCAGGTGCCGAACCGGACCGGCCGTCATCTGATCTACTCGATCCTCCAGCGCTCGGACTCCCCCGAGGCGTTCTACACCTGCTCCGACGTGGTCTTCGGCGGCAAGGCCCCGGCCGGGGCCCCGGCGGCCCAGGCCCCCAGCGAGAACGCCATCGAGCAGGGCGCGGGCAACTCCTCCGTCGACCACGGCGGCCACGGCGGTGACACCGCGGCCGAGAAGAAGGCGAACGCCGAGCACGTCGCCCAGCGGACCGGTGGCGGCAACGCCCCGCAGACGCAGGTCGCGCACACCACCGAGCTGGCCGCCACGAGCGAGCAGGCCCTGGCCGAGACCGGCGGCGACAGCACCAGCATGTACATCGCCATCGGCGGTGCGGCGGCGCTCGCGCTCGGCGCGGCCGGGATGTTCGCCTCCGCCCGCCGCCGGGCCGGCGGATCGGCCATCTGA
- a CDS encoding tripartite tricarboxylate transporter permease, translated as MDSLNSLIDGFGTALTPINLLWAVIGVLLGTAIGVLPGIGPAMAVALLLPVTYGLEPTGAFIMFAGIYYGAMFGGSTTSILLNTPGESAAVVAAIEGNPMAKSGRGSQALAAAAIGHFTGGLIGTLLLVALAPTVAELAVDIGAPDYFAIMVLAFIAVTSVLGSSRIRGLASLLIGLTIGLIGLDSMTGQQRLTFGNLHLADGVDVVIVAVGLFAIGEALWVAAHLRRGATAPIPVGRPWLGKDDVKRTWKPWLRGPFIGFPFGAIPAGGAEIPTFLSYVTEKRLSKNKKEFGKGAIEGVAGPESAASASASGTLVSMLTLGLPTTAVAAVMLAAFQQYGIQPGPLLFEREPDLVWGLIASLFVGLVLLLALNLPLAPVWAKLLRIPRPYLYAGILFFAGVGAYAVGGEALDLVILLIIGLLGFGMRRYGLPVLPAVIGVILGPSAEQQLRRALQISDGSVTGLVNTPFSVTVYVIIAILLAWPLLKKLVVRRRSHS; from the coding sequence ATGGACTCTCTCAACTCCCTGATCGACGGCTTCGGCACCGCGCTGACGCCGATCAACCTCCTCTGGGCGGTGATCGGTGTACTGCTCGGCACCGCGATCGGCGTCCTGCCCGGTATCGGTCCCGCGATGGCGGTGGCCCTGCTGCTGCCCGTGACCTACGGACTCGAACCGACCGGCGCGTTCATCATGTTCGCCGGTATCTACTACGGGGCCATGTTCGGCGGCTCCACCACCTCGATCCTGCTCAACACCCCCGGTGAGAGCGCGGCCGTCGTCGCCGCGATCGAGGGCAACCCCATGGCGAAGTCCGGACGGGGCTCCCAGGCGCTCGCCGCCGCGGCCATAGGCCACTTCACCGGCGGTCTGATCGGCACCCTGCTGCTGGTCGCGCTCGCCCCGACCGTCGCCGAACTCGCCGTCGACATCGGCGCCCCCGACTACTTCGCCATCATGGTGCTCGCCTTCATCGCGGTCACCTCCGTCCTCGGCTCCTCCCGGATTCGCGGACTGGCCTCCCTGCTGATCGGTCTGACCATCGGCCTCATCGGGCTCGACTCGATGACCGGACAGCAGCGGCTCACCTTCGGCAACCTCCACCTCGCCGACGGCGTGGACGTCGTCATCGTCGCCGTGGGCCTCTTCGCCATCGGCGAGGCGCTGTGGGTCGCCGCCCATCTGCGCCGGGGCGCCACCGCCCCCATCCCCGTCGGCCGCCCCTGGCTGGGCAAGGACGATGTCAAGCGCACCTGGAAGCCCTGGCTGCGCGGACCCTTCATCGGCTTCCCCTTCGGCGCCATCCCGGCGGGCGGCGCGGAGATCCCGACCTTCCTCTCCTATGTCACGGAGAAGCGGCTCTCGAAGAACAAGAAGGAGTTCGGCAAGGGCGCCATCGAGGGCGTGGCCGGACCCGAGTCGGCGGCCTCCGCCTCCGCTTCGGGCACCCTGGTCTCGATGCTCACCCTCGGCCTGCCCACCACCGCCGTCGCCGCGGTGATGCTCGCCGCCTTCCAGCAGTACGGCATCCAGCCCGGACCGCTGCTGTTCGAGCGCGAGCCCGACCTGGTCTGGGGTCTGATCGCCTCGCTCTTCGTCGGCCTGGTGCTGCTGCTGGCGCTCAACCTGCCGCTCGCCCCCGTCTGGGCGAAGCTGCTGCGGATTCCGCGTCCCTATCTCTACGCGGGCATCCTCTTCTTCGCCGGTGTCGGCGCCTACGCGGTCGGCGGCGAAGCCCTGGACCTGGTCATCCTGCTCATCATCGGTCTGCTGGGCTTCGGGATGCGGCGGTACGGACTGCCCGTGCTGCCCGCCGTCATCGGTGTCATCCTCGGCCCGTCCGCCGAGCAGCAGCTCCGCCGGGCGCTCCAGATCAGTGACGGCAGCGTCACCGGCCTGGTCAACACGCCCTTCTCGGTGACGGTCTACGTGATCATCGCCATCCTGCTCGCCTGGCCCCTGCTGAAGAAGCTGGTGGTCCGGCGCCGTAGCCACTCCTGA
- a CDS encoding DUF402 domain-containing protein, translating to MTAPPTVTVRLLKAGREKVVYRAALLTDDGTHIVVRAPWTIPVRDLGFVRFEPGDVFTEHFWRDRWYAVKEVRTGDGALKGWYCDIALPARLTGAELVSEDLELDLWVSGDGTSVLRLDEDEFAASGLAERDPEAAGRARAALDELEALVRAGRLGELLERPGGAR from the coding sequence ATGACAGCACCGCCGACGGTGACGGTCCGCTTGCTCAAGGCGGGCCGGGAGAAGGTCGTCTACCGGGCGGCCCTGCTGACCGACGACGGCACCCACATCGTGGTACGGGCCCCGTGGACGATCCCCGTGCGCGACCTCGGGTTCGTCCGCTTCGAGCCGGGTGACGTCTTCACCGAGCACTTCTGGCGCGACCGCTGGTACGCGGTGAAGGAGGTGCGCACCGGGGACGGGGCGCTGAAGGGCTGGTACTGCGACATCGCCCTGCCCGCCCGGCTCACCGGCGCGGAACTGGTCTCCGAGGACCTGGAGCTGGATCTGTGGGTGTCCGGCGACGGCACGTCGGTGCTGCGGCTGGACGAGGACGAGTTCGCGGCGAGCGGTCTCGCGGAGCGCGACCCCGAGGCGGCCGGGCGGGCGCGGGCCGCGCTGGACGAGCTGGAGGCCCTGGTGCGGGCGGGACGGCTCGGGGAGCTGCTGGAGCGGCCCGGCGGCGCCCGCTGA
- a CDS encoding tripartite tricarboxylate transporter TctB family protein → MNSQETPATPTEQTSTGPGAASRGSWLRERSELGVGVLLFAIGVLVLGDALTMDVDIAQRGPVGPRTVPIAVGIGLLVIAVLLAVDVLRGGRGEAESGEDIDLSEPSDWRTVLLLAGVFLGFAVLIGPLGFPISGMLLFWGAAFALGSRSFDRDPLIAATLSLVTYYLFNNLLGVPLPGGPLMGVL, encoded by the coding sequence GTGAACTCACAGGAGACGCCCGCCACCCCGACGGAGCAGACCTCGACCGGCCCCGGTGCCGCCTCCCGCGGCTCCTGGCTGCGCGAACGCTCCGAACTCGGCGTCGGCGTACTGCTCTTCGCCATCGGTGTGCTCGTCCTCGGCGACGCCCTCACCATGGACGTCGACATCGCCCAGCGCGGCCCCGTCGGCCCCCGCACCGTCCCCATCGCGGTCGGCATCGGACTGCTGGTCATCGCCGTACTCCTCGCCGTCGACGTGCTGCGCGGCGGCCGCGGAGAGGCGGAGTCGGGCGAGGACATCGACCTGAGCGAGCCCAGCGACTGGCGCACCGTGCTGCTGCTCGCCGGAGTCTTCCTCGGCTTCGCGGTGCTGATCGGCCCGCTCGGCTTCCCCATCTCCGGAATGCTCCTCTTCTGGGGTGCCGCCTTCGCCCTCGGCAGCCGGAGCTTCGACCGCGATCCGCTGATCGCCGCCACGCTCTCCCTGGTCACGTACTACCTCTTCAACAATCTGCTCGGCGTTCCGCTCCCCGGTGGCCCGCTGATGGGGGTGCTCTAG
- a CDS encoding response regulator has protein sequence MNVLVVDDDFMVAKLHSRYVASTAGFRVAGVAHSGAEALSAAERLRPDLVLLDIYLPDMDGLMVLRELRAAEALDTARPSADALFITAARDAGLVRAALRAGALHYLIKPFNQSALQEQLRHVAALRSRFDRLGEARQEDVDQIFGTRPPGSRELPKGLAAHTAELVERILREHRGDLSATECAEAGSLSRVSARRYLEYFAETGRVEVSLRYGGTGRPERRYRLVGGG, from the coding sequence ATGAACGTGCTGGTGGTGGACGACGACTTCATGGTCGCCAAGCTGCACAGCCGCTATGTGGCCTCCACGGCGGGGTTCCGGGTCGCCGGAGTCGCGCACAGCGGTGCGGAGGCCCTGAGCGCGGCCGAGCGGCTGCGGCCCGACCTGGTGCTGCTCGATATCTATTTGCCCGATATGGATGGATTGATGGTGCTACGGGAGCTGCGGGCCGCCGAGGCGCTGGACACGGCGCGGCCGAGCGCGGACGCCCTGTTCATCACGGCCGCCCGGGACGCGGGGCTGGTCCGGGCCGCGCTGCGGGCGGGGGCGCTGCACTATCTGATCAAGCCGTTCAACCAGTCGGCGCTCCAAGAGCAGTTGCGTCATGTCGCGGCGCTGCGGTCACGGTTCGACCGCCTCGGCGAGGCCCGCCAGGAGGACGTGGACCAGATCTTCGGCACCCGGCCGCCGGGCTCGCGGGAGCTGCCCAAGGGGCTCGCGGCGCACACGGCCGAGCTGGTGGAGCGGATTCTGCGGGAGCACCGGGGGGATCTGTCGGCGACGGAGTGCGCGGAGGCGGGGTCGCTGTCCCGGGTGAGCGCGCGGCGGTACCTGGAGTACTTCGCGGAGACCGGGCGGGTCGAGGTGAGCCTGCGCTACGGCGGCACGGGCCGCCCGGAGCGGCGGTACCGGCTGGTGGGCGGGGGCTGA
- a CDS encoding alpha/beta fold hydrolase — MRHRVRTSDGRHLMVERLGDPHGRPVFLLHGTPGCRLGPAPRGMVLYQRRTQLIAYDRPGYGGSDRLPGRSVADVARDVRDIADELGLDRFAVVGRSGGAPHALACAALLPERVTRAAALVTLAPRDAAGLDWFEGMAASNVLEYTFASDHPDVLTERFILRSAQIREDPIRLLNDLRKELTESDRMVVQDAGVRGMLLRNYQEALRTSAYGWIDDALAFSSPWGFDPADIKAPVMLWHGEKDVFSPVGHSRWLAERIPGATAVLEPSAAHFDALHALPRALTWLVEE; from the coding sequence TTGCGACATCGGGTGCGCACGTCCGACGGGCGGCATCTGATGGTGGAGCGGCTGGGGGATCCGCACGGCAGGCCCGTCTTCCTGCTGCACGGCACCCCCGGCTGCCGACTGGGCCCGGCGCCGCGCGGCATGGTGCTCTACCAGCGGCGCACCCAGCTCATCGCCTATGACCGCCCCGGCTACGGCGGTTCGGACCGGCTGCCCGGGCGCAGTGTCGCCGATGTCGCCCGGGATGTCCGGGACATCGCCGACGAGCTGGGGCTCGACCGGTTCGCGGTGGTGGGCCGCTCGGGCGGGGCCCCGCACGCGCTGGCCTGCGCCGCGCTGCTGCCGGAACGGGTCACCCGGGCCGCCGCGCTGGTGACGCTGGCACCCCGGGACGCGGCCGGACTCGACTGGTTCGAGGGGATGGCGGCCTCCAACGTCCTGGAGTACACCTTCGCGTCGGACCACCCGGACGTGCTGACCGAACGGTTCATCCTGCGGTCGGCCCAGATCCGCGAGGACCCGATCCGGCTCCTCAACGACCTGCGCAAGGAGCTGACGGAGTCGGACCGGATGGTGGTCCAGGACGCGGGGGTGCGCGGCATGCTGCTGCGCAACTACCAGGAGGCGCTGCGGACCTCGGCGTACGGCTGGATCGACGACGCGCTGGCGTTCAGCAGCCCCTGGGGGTTCGACCCGGCGGACATCAAGGCCCCGGTGATGCTCTGGCACGGGGAGAAGGACGTGTTCTCCCCGGTGGGGCACTCGCGCTGGCTCGCGGAGCGCATCCCCGGGGCGACAGCGGTCCTGGAGCCGAGCGCCGCGCACTTCGACGCGCTGCACGCGCTGCCCCGGGCGCTGACCTGGCTGGTGGAGGAGTGA
- a CDS encoding Bug family tripartite tricarboxylate transporter substrate binding protein, with protein MRLRTPLAVLGAALLVFVGPPLLSEGESSDSGTRIPGLRIMVPNTPGGGYDITARTAAKNAEDADLTSDIEVFNLPGAGGTVGLAQLVNERGNGKLAMSMGLGVVGAVHTNKAPKTLADTTPIARLTEEQDIVVVSKDSPYKSIQDLVTAWKKNPGKLPVGGGSSPGGPDHLAPMLMAQAAGIAPKTVNYIPFDGGGELLASILGNKVAFGVSGVGEYLDQIKAGELRLLAVTGPERVPGLDAPTLREAGIDTEFTNWRGIVAPPGLTDAERDKLVTLVEKLHASPQWKESLKKHGWNDAFLTGEKFGDFLDEQDKRVDSVLKELGL; from the coding sequence GTGCGATTGCGCACTCCCCTCGCCGTGCTCGGGGCGGCGTTGCTGGTGTTCGTGGGGCCGCCACTGCTGAGCGAAGGCGAAAGCTCCGACTCCGGTACCCGTATCCCCGGCCTGCGGATCATGGTCCCCAACACCCCCGGCGGCGGCTACGACATCACCGCCCGCACCGCGGCCAAGAACGCGGAGGACGCCGACCTCACCTCCGACATCGAGGTCTTCAACCTCCCCGGAGCCGGCGGCACCGTCGGCCTCGCCCAGCTCGTCAACGAGCGCGGCAACGGCAAGCTGGCGATGTCCATGGGCCTCGGCGTCGTCGGCGCCGTCCACACCAACAAGGCGCCCAAGACCCTCGCCGACACCACCCCGATCGCCCGGCTCACCGAGGAGCAGGACATCGTGGTCGTGTCCAAGGACTCCCCGTACAAGTCCATCCAGGACCTCGTCACCGCCTGGAAGAAGAACCCCGGCAAGCTGCCCGTCGGCGGCGGCTCCTCGCCCGGCGGCCCCGACCACCTCGCCCCCATGCTGATGGCGCAGGCGGCGGGCATCGCCCCCAAGACCGTCAACTACATCCCCTTCGACGGCGGCGGCGAACTCCTCGCCTCCATCCTCGGCAACAAGGTCGCCTTCGGCGTCTCCGGCGTCGGCGAGTACCTCGACCAGATCAAGGCGGGGGAGCTGCGGCTGCTCGCGGTCACCGGACCCGAGCGGGTCCCCGGCCTGGACGCCCCCACCCTGCGTGAGGCGGGCATCGACACCGAGTTCACCAACTGGCGCGGCATCGTGGCGCCCCCCGGGCTCACCGACGCCGAGCGGGACAAGCTCGTCACCCTCGTCGAGAAGCTGCACGCCTCCCCGCAGTGGAAGGAATCGCTGAAGAAGCACGGCTGGAACGACGCGTTCCTCACCGGCGAGAAATTCGGTGACTTCCTGGACGAGCAGGACAAGCGCGTGGACTCGGTGCTGAAGGAGCTGGGACTGTGA
- the fxsT gene encoding FxSxx-COOH system tetratricopeptide repeat protein — translation MTASRDGRIVTFYSYKGGTGRTMALANTAWILAANGQRVLAVDWDLEAPGLHRFFHPFLDPSTLGATTGVIDLITEYAWAAITPDTGRRDDWHVDYARIQPHAVSLTPENLGWEFPGGGTLDFVSAGRQNREYSATVSTFDWDNFYDRLGGGLFFDALREDMKAHYDYVLIDSRTGLSDIADICTVHLPDILVDCFTLSDQSIDGAAAVARQIDERYGGRGIRIYPVPMRIDEGEKEKADAGRALARVKFDRFPTGLSGDELTSYWGAVEIPYRPYYAYEETLATFGDETGLTNSLLSAFERLTAVVTGQQITAMPPMNDEIRLRIKDAFTRRRPALPADLFLSYVAENRMWADWIESLLTQAGFRVVPRDVSAGPGTADEEHPAQNPTRTVVLLSAAYLKSPRAVELWQRTSAEDAGGSRHHLLPVRVGDVRLSAPYIDRNPVDLFRLDEAQATGALLRALDRPVQLADTGQAPGPRFPGTVPKIWNAPPRNPGFTGRSTALEQMRDRLGGGMSVAAVLPQPQTLYGLGGVGKTQVAIEYVHRFMADYDLVWWISAEQPDDVIAGLAELAVRLGAQGGEDMAAASQEAIDLLRRGAPHARWLLVFDNADDPEQLKRFFPPQGPGHILVTSRNQTWSQYGDALAIDVFTREESVEHLQRRARGLTTEDADQVATAVGDLPLAVEQAAAWIAETATPVAEYLDRLREQATSVLALNQPAGYPEPVAATWNVSIEKLKERSPAAVRLLQLCAFFAPEPISANLLYSKEMIDALKPYDASLQEKLVLGRVIREIGRFALAKVDQVNNSIQVHRLVQAVIRAQLTEEEQRDARHAVHRVLAGARPDDDEPIDNPGTWERFATIWPHLAPSDAHNCTEPETRRLLIDRVRYLWKRGDWVTARGIADEVREDWRAMLGTDDLQYLYLCFHISNLYRSQGRYKEARTLDEETLERQRRVLGATHPHTYMTTSGLAMDLGTLGHYSRAMELAREAHDGFSQIFHESHPRTLAAANNLALNLRMMGQYSRAREIDQDVFDRRTEVLGAEHPYTLSSATSLARDLREMGRYDDSVTVLARTYELYKQRLGRTFPGTLAAAKSLAVSLRRAGRLDDARRLTTATRNRYRSRYTSANPDSLACDLNLAADLFAAGEPVAARDLAQEIVDQYRVMPGERHPYTLAAINNLGIYQWGCGDPEAAEELLTAVGVQMREVLGDGHPHYLYSTINLANAKADLGALAEALEIEQRSVTRLREALGAHHPEVLGVTSNVAVTLGGLGRKAEAARLRTETVEELTRQLGEEHALARLARDERRVHRDLEPLAV, via the coding sequence ATGACAGCCAGTCGTGACGGACGCATCGTCACCTTCTACTCGTACAAGGGCGGCACCGGCCGCACCATGGCCCTCGCCAACACGGCATGGATCCTCGCCGCCAACGGGCAGCGCGTCCTCGCCGTGGACTGGGATCTGGAGGCGCCCGGACTGCACCGCTTCTTCCATCCCTTTCTCGACCCCTCGACCCTCGGGGCCACCACCGGGGTCATCGATCTGATCACCGAGTACGCCTGGGCCGCCATCACACCCGACACCGGCCGCCGGGACGACTGGCACGTGGACTACGCGCGTATCCAGCCGCACGCCGTCTCCCTCACCCCGGAGAACCTGGGCTGGGAGTTCCCGGGCGGCGGCACCCTGGACTTCGTCTCCGCGGGCCGGCAGAACCGCGAGTACTCCGCCACCGTCTCCACGTTCGACTGGGACAACTTCTACGACCGGCTCGGCGGCGGCCTCTTCTTCGACGCGCTGCGCGAGGACATGAAGGCCCACTACGACTACGTCCTCATCGACAGCCGGACCGGGCTGAGCGACATCGCCGACATCTGCACCGTCCATCTCCCGGACATCCTGGTCGACTGCTTCACCCTCAGCGACCAGTCCATCGACGGGGCCGCCGCCGTCGCCCGCCAGATCGACGAGCGCTACGGCGGACGCGGCATCCGGATCTACCCCGTCCCCATGCGCATCGACGAGGGCGAGAAGGAGAAGGCGGACGCCGGACGGGCCCTGGCCCGGGTCAAGTTCGACCGTTTCCCCACCGGACTGAGCGGCGACGAACTCACCTCCTACTGGGGCGCCGTGGAGATCCCCTACCGCCCCTACTACGCCTACGAGGAGACCCTCGCCACCTTCGGTGACGAGACCGGACTCACCAACTCCCTGCTCTCCGCCTTCGAACGGCTCACCGCCGTCGTCACCGGGCAGCAGATCACCGCCATGCCCCCGATGAACGACGAGATCCGGCTGCGGATCAAGGACGCCTTCACCCGGCGCAGGCCCGCGCTCCCCGCCGATCTGTTCCTCAGCTATGTCGCCGAGAACCGGATGTGGGCCGACTGGATCGAGTCCCTGCTCACCCAGGCCGGATTCCGGGTCGTCCCCCGGGACGTCTCCGCCGGGCCCGGCACCGCCGACGAGGAGCACCCCGCCCAGAACCCCACCCGGACCGTGGTGCTCCTCTCCGCCGCCTATCTCAAGTCCCCCCGGGCGGTCGAGCTGTGGCAGCGGACCTCCGCCGAGGACGCCGGGGGCTCGCGCCACCACCTCCTCCCCGTCCGGGTCGGCGACGTCCGGCTCAGCGCGCCCTACATCGACCGCAACCCCGTCGACCTCTTCCGGCTCGACGAGGCCCAGGCCACCGGCGCCCTGCTGCGCGCACTCGACCGCCCCGTCCAGCTCGCCGACACCGGCCAGGCACCCGGACCGCGCTTCCCCGGCACCGTCCCCAAGATCTGGAACGCGCCGCCCCGGAACCCCGGCTTCACCGGCCGTTCCACCGCCCTGGAGCAGATGCGCGACCGGCTCGGCGGCGGGATGTCGGTGGCCGCCGTGCTGCCCCAGCCGCAGACCCTCTACGGCCTCGGCGGCGTCGGCAAGACCCAGGTCGCCATCGAGTACGTGCACCGCTTCATGGCCGACTACGACCTGGTCTGGTGGATCTCCGCCGAACAGCCCGACGACGTCATCGCCGGGCTCGCCGAACTCGCCGTCCGGCTCGGCGCCCAGGGCGGCGAGGACATGGCCGCCGCCTCCCAGGAGGCCATCGACCTGCTGCGGCGCGGGGCGCCCCACGCCCGCTGGCTGCTGGTCTTCGACAACGCCGACGACCCCGAGCAGCTCAAACGCTTCTTCCCGCCCCAGGGCCCCGGCCATATCCTCGTCACCTCCCGCAACCAGACCTGGTCGCAGTACGGCGACGCCCTCGCCATCGACGTCTTCACCCGCGAGGAGTCCGTCGAACACCTCCAGCGGCGCGCCCGCGGGCTCACCACCGAGGACGCCGACCAGGTCGCCACCGCCGTCGGCGATCTGCCGCTCGCCGTCGAGCAGGCCGCCGCCTGGATCGCCGAGACCGCGACCCCGGTCGCCGAGTATCTGGACCGGCTGCGCGAGCAGGCCACCAGCGTGCTCGCCCTCAACCAGCCCGCGGGCTACCCCGAGCCGGTCGCCGCCACCTGGAACGTCTCCATCGAGAAGCTGAAGGAGCGCTCACCTGCGGCGGTCCGGCTGCTTCAGCTCTGCGCCTTCTTCGCCCCCGAGCCGATCTCCGCGAACCTCCTCTACAGCAAGGAGATGATCGACGCCCTCAAGCCGTACGACGCCTCCCTCCAGGAGAAGCTGGTGCTCGGCCGGGTGATCCGGGAGATCGGCCGGTTCGCCCTCGCCAAGGTCGACCAGGTCAACAACAGCATCCAGGTGCACCGGCTGGTCCAGGCGGTGATCCGGGCCCAGCTCACCGAGGAGGAGCAGCGCGACGCCCGGCACGCCGTCCACCGGGTGCTCGCCGGGGCCCGGCCCGACGACGACGAGCCGATCGACAACCCCGGCACCTGGGAGCGGTTCGCCACCATCTGGCCGCATCTGGCCCCGTCGGACGCGCACAACTGCACCGAGCCCGAGACCCGCAGGCTCCTCATCGACCGGGTCCGCTATCTGTGGAAGCGCGGCGACTGGGTGACCGCCCGGGGCATCGCCGACGAGGTGCGCGAGGACTGGCGGGCCATGCTCGGCACCGACGACCTCCAGTACCTCTACCTCTGCTTCCACATCTCCAACCTCTACCGCTCCCAGGGCCGCTACAAGGAGGCCAGGACGCTGGACGAGGAGACCCTGGAGCGCCAGCGGCGGGTGCTCGGCGCCACCCATCCGCACACCTATATGACCACCAGCGGACTGGCGATGGACCTCGGCACCCTCGGCCACTACAGCAGGGCGATGGAGCTGGCCCGGGAGGCCCACGACGGCTTCAGCCAGATCTTCCACGAGTCCCACCCCCGTACCCTGGCCGCCGCCAACAACCTCGCGCTCAATCTGCGGATGATGGGCCAGTACTCCCGGGCCCGCGAGATCGACCAGGACGTCTTCGACCGGCGGACGGAAGTCCTGGGCGCCGAACACCCGTACACCCTCTCTTCCGCCACCTCCCTCGCGCGCGACCTGCGCGAGATGGGGCGGTACGACGACTCCGTGACCGTGCTCGCCCGGACCTACGAGCTGTACAAGCAGCGGCTCGGACGGACCTTTCCGGGTACCCTCGCGGCGGCCAAGAGCCTGGCCGTCTCGCTGCGCAGGGCGGGCCGCCTCGACGACGCCCGGCGGCTCACCACGGCCACCCGCAACCGCTACCGCTCCCGCTACACCTCCGCCAACCCGGACTCCCTCGCCTGCGATCTCAACCTCGCGGCCGATCTCTTCGCGGCGGGGGAACCCGTCGCCGCGCGGGACCTGGCCCAGGAGATCGTGGACCAGTACCGGGTGATGCCGGGGGAGCGGCACCCGTACACCCTCGCGGCAATCAACAACCTGGGCATCTACCAGTGGGGCTGCGGCGACCCGGAGGCGGCCGAGGAGCTGCTGACCGCGGTGGGCGTCCAGATGCGGGAAGTCCTCGGCGACGGCCATCCGCACTACCTCTACAGCACCATCAACCTCGCCAACGCCAAGGCGGACCTCGGGGCCCTGGCGGAGGCGCTGGAGATCGAGCAGCGCTCGGTGACCCGGCTGCGCGAGGCGCTGGGGGCGCACCACCCCGAGGTGCTGGGCGTGACCTCGAACGTCGCGGTCACCCTGGGCGGGCTGGGGCGCAAGGCGGAGGCGGCCCGGCTGCGCACGGAGACCGTGGAGGAGCTGACCCGTCAGCTCGGTGAGGAACACGCGCTGGCCCGGCTGGCCCGGGACGAGCGGCGGGTGCACCGCGACCTCGAACCGCTCGCCGTCTGA